The Daucus carota subsp. sativus chromosome 2, DH1 v3.0, whole genome shotgun sequence genome includes a window with the following:
- the LOC108206192 gene encoding pectinesterase, with translation MDHTLLVSTFLFIVYVPSMAVAVHGAKTSLCSQTPFPSLCHSLIISNKTNQETTPFVVHRDSALSATMAEALQVHHLISSMDTSSFADRAKSAWPDCVELYEDSIHQLDSSMSLTNSKRHNINVQTWLSAALTNLETCQNGFAEFNLYSTYLKYFPSNNFSKSLSNSLAINKAVLASQTSGLASEKSKGRGLLDHDLPEWISATNRRLLQTKPPLADLVVAQDGSGDFTTISEAVAAVKTGTTKRFVIYVKKGVYKENVEIKKKVKNLMLVGDGIDATIITGNKNNADGFTTFRSATFAARGHGLIVRGMTFENTAGPQKHQAVAMRSSSDLSVFYNCSFKGYQDTLYVHSNRQFYRNCDIYGTVDFIFGNAIAVLQNCNIYVRRPMSRQVNTITAQQRTNIYENTGIVLHNCWITASSDLRVVQGIYKTYLGRPWKAYSRTVVIKSYLEDLIDPSGWLPWNGEFGLKTLYYGEYMNRGSGAGTAGRVKWPGYHIITNVEEAARFSVGSFLDDESWLAATGVPFTSGL, from the exons ATGGATCATACTCTTCTTGTATCAACTTTTCTTTTCATCGTGTATGTTCCTTCCATGGCTGTGGCTGTGCATGGTGCCAAAACATCACTATGTAGCCAAACACCCTTTCCCAGTCTCTGTCATTCCCTCATAATCTCAAACAAAACCAACCAAGAAACCACCCCTTTCGTTGTGCACCGTGATTCGGCCCTTTCAGCCACAATGGCTGAGGCCCTGCAAGTCCACCATCTCATATCTTCAATGGACACCAGCTCTTTCGCAGACCGAGCCAAGTCTGCTTGGCCTGATTGTGTGGAGCTTTACGAAGACAGCATTCACCAACTAGACTCTTCCATGTCCTTAACTAACAGCAAGAGGCACAATATTAATGTCCAGACTTGGTTAAGTGCAGCCCTCACGAACCTCGAAACCTGTCAAAATGGCTTTGCCGAATTCAATCTATACAGTACTTATTTAAAATACTTCCCCTCCAACAATTTCTCAAAATCTCTTAGTAACTCTCTTGCCATAAATAAAGCCGTGTTGGCTTCCCAAACTTCAGGTCTAGCTAGTGAAAAATCAAAAGGGCGGGGCTTATTGGACCATGATCTGCCCGAGTGGATATCAGCAACCAATCGCAGGCTTCTTCAGACGAAACCACCTTTAGCTGATCTGGTTGTAGCGCAAGACGGGTCCGGTGATTTCACTACCATATCCGAGGCTGTTGCTGCAGTAAAAACCGGTACGACTAAGAGGTTTGTTATATACGTGAAAAAAGGAGTGTACAAAGAGAACGTCGAGATCAAGAAAAAAGTCAAGAATTTGATGCTTGTTGGTGATGGAATTGACGCTACAATTATTACTGGCAATAAGAATAATGCAGATGGCTTCACAACCTTTCGTTCAGCAACTTTTG CTGCTAGAGGACATGGACTGATTGTTCGGGGCATGACTTTCGAAAACACGGCCGGACCCCAAAAACACCAAGCTGTTGCCATGCGGTCTAGCTCAGATTTATCGGTTTTTTACAATTGCAGCTTTAAAGGCTATCAAGACACTCTCTACGTCCATTCTAACCGCCAATTCTACCGCAACTGTGACATCTACGGGACTGTAGACTTTATATTCGGCAATGCTATTGCAGTCCTGCAAAATTGTAATATTTATGTGAGGAGGCCGATGAGCAGACAGGTGAACACCATAACCGCGCAACAGAGgacaaatatttatgaaaacaCGGGCATTGTGTTGCATAATTGTTGGATCACAGCATCCTCGGATCTGAGAGTGGTCCAGGGTATATACAAGACTTATCTTGGAAGACCATGGAAGGCATATTCAAGAACAGTTGTTATAAAAAGTTATCTAGAGGATTTAATTGACCCGTCTGGTTGGCTCCCATGGAACGGGGAATTTGGTCTAAAGACGTTGTATTATGGCGAATATATGAACAGGGGAAGTGGTGCAGGTACCGCGGGGAGGGTGAAATGGCCCGGGTATCATATCATAACCAATGTCGAAGAGGCTGCAAGATTTTCAGTTGGGAGTTTCTTGGATGATGAATCATGGCTTGCAGCTACTGGAGTGCCCTTCACATCTGGGCTGTGA